A single genomic interval of Dysidea avara chromosome 6, odDysAvar1.4, whole genome shotgun sequence harbors:
- the LOC136258718 gene encoding uncharacterized protein, producing the protein MEMMKKYFICMAGNLCVGKSSIVERFQSSDSYKLSCQLSMCVCEYFEFKLVFNKEVAHLVVYDCTGNETFWTDSFQLNDFLRCAIGCLLVLDITNQCSFDAIPQLLNKVKTLDISIKVLLVGAKCDLESERVISHDQAEELANKLGIMYIETSAKTGYNVDEAFKMLLEQCFKDINACVKIQHIFGKTCIQIDTPNQETSQKIILPNQFLEKKSHQQRDDNIKLLQQSLDKAKREHKTVPIRFLKILLTGCGAAGKTSLGHLLLKRKFITEHHSTNVVHANHAVSVSKAVIRSSSVKEKEVRWVELGFDLQINHLQSVLLSSYKLPVPTTNVSKPTAQLLESSQSNTEKNESSYSSFMKSITIPSTVIEWVSKWFSDDSVKREKLLSFNNILDSSLGRTFDDSSDTLVYHPDEELNVITLLDTGGQPEYIHLLPTINVYHTVSIILHDLSKKLDDQVLVKYSQHGKLMITPYHLNYSNIEMIKLLMSAVNDAAERPSSHIPQLVSHPGTDQNSYLCLVGTHADQVTLDCINDTASKLTTMVENMKCHAIIWQNTNGDVLFPVDNTTAGSTNEDPVADVIRNKIEKLTLTTDVYEIPVTWMLLELEIQKFCAKEKRSNMSFQECIALARSSALICDVEEVKKVLRYYHLLGVLLYYEEVPGLCDYVITDHQWFFDKLSSVVCLTFQDGSSNHSAIQKLKCQGLFSKELFQHVNWTGEIKIEFFLLLLARMKIIAPIITGKNKDEFFLLDNTEYFIPFILPSYPTHQKNQYLLHYGYIQGKQLLIRFQSGLLPRGVFCCLVVELLKNSPAGWHPHLSKGNTHHTFRNLITFSLPNAYSLSLFDGISHLEVQIRHLQENYSSIHFEVYESLVRALTEVCQHLNFDHNRLQYGFLCQSCSDNPDDHIATVPAAVTPSLRYAECSINSTHHVQLTSSHLMWIFPPDQVPTISDPFEDNSTSSVLTGDHEENPTELASSLPSHSDQPAMKRPVMRVLHDIVIPRVAAHWYMLADYLKYELEYKQLIQETCNNVPLKCCVMLLEDWLTSKRGVSPKSWGVLIKILREIKVLTSAVEKIEEDLIKAGEEIS; encoded by the exons AATGTTCTTTTGATGCTATTCCACAGTTGCTTAATAAAGTAAAGACACTGGATATAAGTATTAAAGTCCTGCTGGTGGGAGCTAAATGTGATTTAGAATCTGAGCGTGTTATTTCTCATGATCAAGCTGAAGAGCTTGCAAATAAACTTGGCATCATGTATATTGAGACTAGTGCCAAGACAGGCTATAACGTTGATGAAGCCTTCAAAATGTTATTAGAACAATGTTTTAAAGATATCAATGCTTGTGTCAAAATACAACACATCTTTGGAAAAACCTGCATTCAAATAGACACTCCAAACCAAGAAACTAGTCAAAAAATAATCCTCCCAAACCAATTTCTAGAAAAAAAGAGTCATCAGCAGAGAGATGATAATATTAAACTACTGCAACAAAGCTTAGACAAAGCTAAAAGAGAGCATAAAACTGTACCAATTAGATTTCTTAAAATTTTGTTGACAGGCTGTGGAGCTGCAGGTAAAACCAGTTTAGGTCATTTATTATTAAAGAGGAAATTCATCACAGAACACCACAGCACTAACGTTGTACATGCTAATCATGCAGTGTCAGTTTCTAAAGCTGTTATTAGGTCATCTTCTGTCAAAGAAAAAGAAGTGAGGTGGGTTGAACTTGGGTTTGAccttcaaataaatcaccttcaGTCTGTTTTACTGTCTTCCTACAAACTACCAGTGCCTACTACAAATGTAAGCAAACCAACTGCTCAGTTGTTGGAGTCGTCTCAGTCAAATACAGAAAAAAATGAGTCTAGCTACAGTTCATTTATGAAAAGTATTACAATACCAAGTACAGTCATAGAATGGGTTTCAAAGTGGTTTAGTGATGATTCAGTGAAGAGAGAAAAATTATTAAGTTTTAATAACATTCTTGATAGTAGCCTTGGCCGAACATTTGATGACAGTTCTGATACACTAGTCTACCATCCTGATGAGGAGCTGAATGTTATTACTTTGCTGGATACAGGTGGCCAGCCTGAGTATATCCATTTGTTACCTACCATTAATGTTTACCACACTGTCAGTATTATACTTCATGACTTGTCAAAGAAACTTGATGACCAAGTATTGGTGAAGTACAGTCAACATGGCAAACTAATGATCACACCATATCACTTGAACTATTCTAATATTGAAATGATCAAACTGCTCATGTCAGCTGTCAATGATGCTGCAGAAAGACCATCCTCTCATATACCACAATTGGTCTCACATCCTGGTACTGACCAAAACTCATATTTGTGTCTGGTGGGTACTCATGCTGATCAGGTAACTTTAGATTGCATCAATGATACTGCTAGCAAGCTTACCACTATGGTAGAGAACATGAAATGTCATGCAATAATATGGCAGAATACAAATGGAGATGTTCTCTTTCCAGTAGACAACACCACTGCTGGTAGTACAAATGAAGACCCAGTTGCAGACGTAATTCGGAACAAAATAGAGAAGTTGACTTTAACAACAGATGTCTATGAAATTCCTGTTACTTGgatgctgctagagctagaaatCCAGAAATTTTGTGCTAAAGAGAAACGATCAAACATGTCATTTCAAGAATGCATTGCGTTGGCTAGATCCAGTGCCCTAATCTGTGATGTGGAAGAAGTTAAAAAAGTTCTCAGGTATTATCATCTGTTAGGAGTCCTGTTGTATTATGAGGAAGTTCCTGGTTTGTGTGATTATGTCATCACAGATCACCAGTGGTTTTTTGACAAGTTGAGCAGTGTTGTGTGCCTCACATTCCAGGATGGGTCCAGCAATCATTCTGCCATCCAAAAGTTGAAATGTCAAGGGTTGTTTTCCAAAGAGTTATTTCAGCATGTTAATTGGACAGGTGAAATTAAAATAGAATTCTTTTTGTTACTTCTAGCTCGCATGAAGATTATTGCTCCAATTATCACAGGAAAGAACAAAGATGAATTCTTTTTATTAGACAACACGGAATATTTTATACCATTCATTCTGCCAAGTTATCCAACTCACCAAAAAAACCAATACCTTCTCCATTATGGATACATACAAGGCAAGCAGTTATTGATAAGATTCCAATCAGGCCTCCTACCTAGAGGAGTCTTTTGTTGTTTGGTAGTTGAACTACTTAAAAATTCGCCAGCTGGCTGGCATCCTCACTTGTCTAAAGGAAACACTCATCATACTTTCAGGAACCTCATAACATTCAGTTTACCCAATGCTTATTCTCTGTCCTTGTTTGATGGTATATCTCATTTGGAAGTACAGATCAGGCACCTTCAAGAAAACTATTCCTCTATCCATTTTGAAGTGTACGAGAGTTTGGTTCGTGCATTAACTGAAGTTTGTCAACATTTAAATTTTGATCACAACAGATTACAGTATGGTTTTCTGTGTCAGTCATGTAGTGATAATCCTGATGATCACATTGCTACTGTTCCTGCTGCTGTAACTCCTTCATTACGTTATGCCGAGTGTAGTATTAACAGTACACATCATGTACAATTGACCTCATCACATCTAATGTGGATTTTTCCTCCTGATCAAGTTCCGACAATCAGTG ACCCATTTGAAGATAATTCCACAAGCAGTGTCCTAACTGGAGACCATGAGGAAAATCCAACAGAATTAGCATCTTCACTTCCATCACATAGTGACCAACCTGCTATGAAGAGACCAGTCATGAGAGTACTACATGACATAGTAATACCAAGGGTAGCAGCTCACTGGTATATGCTGGCTGATTATTTGAAATATGAACTTGAGTACAAACAGTTAATACAGGAGACATGTAATAATGTTCCTTTGAAGTGTTGTGTGATGTTGCTAGAAGATTGGTTGACCAGCAAACGAGGAGTCTCCCCCAAGTCTTGGGGAGTTTTGATTAAGATTCTGAGAGAAATAAAGGTCCTGACTTCAGCAGTAGAAAAGATTGAAGAAGACCTAATAAAGGCTGGCGAAGAGATTTCATAA